From Oryza sativa Japonica Group chromosome 4, ASM3414082v1, one genomic window encodes:
- the LOC4336658 gene encoding uncharacterized protein: MPKKMGVNSKAEAARERRSVAEADRRDRVERAKEEEYWREAEGPKSRAARRREEDAEKRAEAAARKAENRRLAEAEAASASASAPSKTAARKASRVGAPAPKVTEAELARRREDERLRLEREAEAAKKRAARTAEEEEYERVVLVANTNRDDSIIEARSVDEAIARMSLVDSEGALPADKHPERRLKASFKAFEEAELPKLKEEKPGLTLNQYKDMIWKLWKKSPDNPLNQAAE; this comes from the exons ATGCCGAAGAAGATGGGCGTCAACTCCAAGGCGGAGGCGGCCCGCGAGCGCCGCTCCGTCGCGGAGGCCGACCGCCGGGACCGCGTCGAGCGCGCCAAGGAGGAGGAGTACTGGCGCGAGGCCGAGGGCCCCAagtcccgcgccgcgcgccgccgggaggaggacgccgagaagcgcgccgaggccgccgcccgcaAGGCCGAGAACCGCCGCCTcgcggaggccgaggccgcctccgcctccgcctccgcgccgtccaAGACGGCCGCCCGCAAGGCCTCCCGCGTCGGCGCCCCGGCGCCCAAGGTCACCGAGGCCgagctcgcgcgccgccgcgaggacgAGCGGCTCCGCCTGGAgcgcgaggccgaggccgccaAGAAGCGCGCCGCGCGcaccgccgaggaggaggagtacgAGCGCGTCGTCTTGGTCGCCAACACCAACAGGGACGACTCCATCATCGAGGCGAGGTCGGTCGACGAGGCCATCGCGCGGATGTCGCTGGTTGACTCAGAGGGAGCCTTGCCCGCCGACAAGCACCCTGAGCGTCGCCTGAAGGCATCATTCAAG GCATTTGAAGAAGCAGAACTCCCTAAGTTGAAGGAAGAAAAGCCAGGCCTAACACTGAATCAGTACAAAGACATGATATGGAAGCTATGGAAGAAGTCTCCAGACAACCCTCTTAACCAG GCTGCAGAGTGA
- the LOC4336659 gene encoding uncharacterized protein isoform X1, giving the protein MAAAAEVDAEARSILERAAASSFPPLHAIHHLLSVGVCVRCIFRFFGAFSYAAPCLSLTASVLHSFLEEHDDSAKSGSCSCLSKDEAYCSICFGVLLPTCYQDDGVEPLRSVSPIDNVTSIISEAVQREGHQVDEFSLEISLPAVIAANDRAIRLYMKEKYGSANWFDEKIFSQQTMSVKEALRILLVPSVEKQMNVKHGNNSFRIRLTYTHDEGSQKLLRLLPNDRGRKRKTESRDGSSKRGSTDDDKQILSESDAFINKNLEGIQDQDFRSLFQLPPEKVLEPCHLVISCQRSPIYIGGRYLKLSRNVSQSCWIIDDERMGEASVEEIIGENVRAICKGDGYKFHAAGREDIDVRMLGSGRPFLVEVLNVRSIPSATEVQQIADKINDSEKKHVRVRNLKLVGSEIWTMMREGEAEKQKQYAALIWTSRPLTDDDLHNISLIKDMEIVQKTPIRVLHRRSPLERKRIIHWMEIEKISGGSNYYLLHLCTQAGTYIKEFVHGDLGRTHPSVGVMLSCRAEILQLDVTDVKMDFLQ; this is encoded by the exons ATGGCGGCCGCAGCGGAGGTGGATGCGGAGGCGAGGAGCATCCTCGAACGCGCAGCGGCGTCCTCCTTCCCACCGCTCCACGCCATCCACCACCTCCTCTCCGTCGGG GTCTGTGTGCGGTGCATCTTTCGGTTCTTTGGAGCCTTTAGTTATGCAGCACCATGCCTTTCTCTTACGGCATCAGTTCTGCATTCGTTTCTTGAAGAGCATGACGATTCCGCAAAAAGTGGGTCTTGTTCATGTTTGTCAAAAGATGAGGCGTACTGCTCTATTTGCTTTGGAGTGTTACTGCCCACCTGCTATCAAGATGATGGTGTAGAACCACTCCGTAGTGTTTCTCCTATCGATAATGTTACTTCAATTATATCTGAAGCAGTCCAGAGAGAGGGTCACCAAGTCGATGAGTTCTCCCTAGAAATTTCACTGCCTGCAGTTATAGCAGCTAATGATCGTGCCATTAG GTTATATATGAAAGAGAAATATGGCAGTGCAAATTGGttcgatgaaaaaatattttctcaacAGACAATGTCAGTGAAGGAGGCCTTGAGAATATTGCTAGTACCGTCAGTAGAAAAACAAATG AATGTGAAACATGGTAATAATTCATTTCGAATTCGCTTAACTTATACTCATGATGAAGGTTCACAAAAGCTTCTAAGGCTTCTGCCAAATGACCGTGGTCGTAAAAGAAAAACAG AATCAAGAGATGGAAGCAGTAAAAGGGGCTCAACAGATGATGATAAACAAATATTAAGTGAATCAGATGCATTCATCAACAAGAACCTTGAAGGCATTCAAGATCAAGACTTCCGTAGTTTATTTCAATTGCCACCTGAAAAG GTGTTAGAACCCTGCCATCTTGTGATATCTTGCCAACGGTCACCCATATATATTGGTGGAAGATACTTGAAG CTTTCAAGGAATGTCAGCCAGTCATGTTGGATAATTGATGATGAGAGAATGGGGGAAGCATCAGTTGAG GAGATAATTGGGGAGAATGTCCGTGCCATCTGCAAAGGTGATGGCTATAAGTTCCATGCTGCTGGAAGAGAAGATATTGAT GTTCGGATGCTTGGATCTGGTCGTCCATTCTTAGTTGAAGTCTTGAATGTGCGATCTATTCCATCTGCTACTGAAGTTCAACAAATAGCAGATAAGATTAATGACTCTGAAAAGAAACAT GTCAGGGTTAGAAATCTCAAGCTGGTAGGCAGTGAAATATGGACAATGATGCGGGAAGGAGAAGCAGAGAAGCAG AAGCAGTATGCTGCCCTCATATGGACGTCTCGCCCTCTGACGGATGATGACCTACATAATATTTCTCTTATCAAAGATATG GAAATTGTACAAAAGACGCCAATAAGAGTCTTACATCGTAGAAGTCCATTAGAGAGAAAACGGATTATACACTG GATGGAGATTGAAAAAATTTCTGGCGGGTCAAACTATTACCTGTTGCATCTATGCACTCAA GCTGGGACATACATAAAGGAGTTTGTGCACGGAGATCTTGGACGCACACACCCAAG TGTTGGCGTCATGTTAAGCTGCAGAGCTGAGATACTGCAACTCGATGTCACTGACGTTAAGATGGACTTCCTGCAGTAA
- the LOC4336659 gene encoding uncharacterized protein isoform X2, which translates to MAAAAEVDAEARSILERAAASSFPPLHAIHHLLSVGVCVRCIFRFFGAFSYAAPCLSLTASVLHSFLEEHDDSAKSGSCSCLSKDEAYCSICFGVLLPTCYQDDGVEPLRSVSPIDNVTSIISEAVQREGHQVDEFSLEISLPAVIAANDRAIRLYMKEKYGSANWFDEKIFSQQTMSVKEALRILLVPSVEKQMNVKHGNNSFRIRLTYTHDEGSQKLLRLLPNDRGRKRKTESRDGSSKRGSTDDDKQILSESDAFINKNLEGIQDQDFRSLFQLPPEKVLEPCHLVISCQRSPIYIGGRYLKLSRNVSQSCWIIDDERMGEASVEEIIGENVRAICKGDGYKFHAAGREDIDVRMLGSGRPFLVEVLNVRSIPSATEVQQIADKINDSEKKHVRVRNLKLVGSEIWTMMREGEAEKQKQYAALIWTSRPLTDDDLHNISLIKDMEIVQKTPIRVLHRRSPLERKRIIHWMEIEKISGGSNYYLLHLCTQFAPSGLINLGVHTGWDIHKGVCARRSWTHTPKCWRHVKLQS; encoded by the exons ATGGCGGCCGCAGCGGAGGTGGATGCGGAGGCGAGGAGCATCCTCGAACGCGCAGCGGCGTCCTCCTTCCCACCGCTCCACGCCATCCACCACCTCCTCTCCGTCGGG GTCTGTGTGCGGTGCATCTTTCGGTTCTTTGGAGCCTTTAGTTATGCAGCACCATGCCTTTCTCTTACGGCATCAGTTCTGCATTCGTTTCTTGAAGAGCATGACGATTCCGCAAAAAGTGGGTCTTGTTCATGTTTGTCAAAAGATGAGGCGTACTGCTCTATTTGCTTTGGAGTGTTACTGCCCACCTGCTATCAAGATGATGGTGTAGAACCACTCCGTAGTGTTTCTCCTATCGATAATGTTACTTCAATTATATCTGAAGCAGTCCAGAGAGAGGGTCACCAAGTCGATGAGTTCTCCCTAGAAATTTCACTGCCTGCAGTTATAGCAGCTAATGATCGTGCCATTAG GTTATATATGAAAGAGAAATATGGCAGTGCAAATTGGttcgatgaaaaaatattttctcaacAGACAATGTCAGTGAAGGAGGCCTTGAGAATATTGCTAGTACCGTCAGTAGAAAAACAAATG AATGTGAAACATGGTAATAATTCATTTCGAATTCGCTTAACTTATACTCATGATGAAGGTTCACAAAAGCTTCTAAGGCTTCTGCCAAATGACCGTGGTCGTAAAAGAAAAACAG AATCAAGAGATGGAAGCAGTAAAAGGGGCTCAACAGATGATGATAAACAAATATTAAGTGAATCAGATGCATTCATCAACAAGAACCTTGAAGGCATTCAAGATCAAGACTTCCGTAGTTTATTTCAATTGCCACCTGAAAAG GTGTTAGAACCCTGCCATCTTGTGATATCTTGCCAACGGTCACCCATATATATTGGTGGAAGATACTTGAAG CTTTCAAGGAATGTCAGCCAGTCATGTTGGATAATTGATGATGAGAGAATGGGGGAAGCATCAGTTGAG GAGATAATTGGGGAGAATGTCCGTGCCATCTGCAAAGGTGATGGCTATAAGTTCCATGCTGCTGGAAGAGAAGATATTGAT GTTCGGATGCTTGGATCTGGTCGTCCATTCTTAGTTGAAGTCTTGAATGTGCGATCTATTCCATCTGCTACTGAAGTTCAACAAATAGCAGATAAGATTAATGACTCTGAAAAGAAACAT GTCAGGGTTAGAAATCTCAAGCTGGTAGGCAGTGAAATATGGACAATGATGCGGGAAGGAGAAGCAGAGAAGCAG AAGCAGTATGCTGCCCTCATATGGACGTCTCGCCCTCTGACGGATGATGACCTACATAATATTTCTCTTATCAAAGATATG GAAATTGTACAAAAGACGCCAATAAGAGTCTTACATCGTAGAAGTCCATTAGAGAGAAAACGGATTATACACTG GATGGAGATTGAAAAAATTTCTGGCGGGTCAAACTATTACCTGTTGCATCTATGCACTCAA TTTGCTCCCTCCGGTTTAATCAACCTTGGTGTCCATACAGGCTGGGACATACATAAAGGAGTTTGTGCACGGAGATCTTGGACGCACACACCCAAG TGTTGGCGTCATGTTAAGCTGCAGAGCTGA
- the LOC107275772 gene encoding GDSL esterase/lipase At4g16230, whose amino-acid sequence MASRRGAFALVAALCLLELARRGLAEEPAVPAMFVFGDSTVDVGNNNFLANCKANCKANYPRYGVDYPFQSPTGRFSNGYNLADQLAQKLGFDKSPPPYLSLPDVTIISQMSKGINFASGGSGLIDSTGWKVCTEVFNMSAQVQSFTSAVQKMGNGTADLISRSLIFINTGSNDLFEYTDFPSNTTRNDTEFLQSLVASYKGHLKDLYGAGARKFSVVSPSLVGCCPSQRAVAHDTNDLDFHGCSRAANGLSRQLYPMLGSMLRGLAADLPGMHYSLGDSVGMAELVLNGTVLPGANFTVLDRPCCGGGVGGCNGTAPLCLDRGSYLFWDNFHPTAAASNVFARELFFDPGAFVHPMNVHELAELRP is encoded by the exons ATGGCCAGCCGCCGCGGAGCATTCGCGCTCGTGGCGGCGCTGTGCTTGCTCGAGCTCGCGCGGCGCGGGCTCGCCGAGGAGCCCGCGGTGCCGGCCATGTTCGTGTTCGGGGACTCCACGGTGGACGTCGGCAACAACAACTTCCTGGCGAACTGCAAGGCCAACTGCAAGGCAAACTACCCGAGGTACGGCGTCGACTACCCGTTCCAGTCGCCGACCGGGCGGTTCAGCAATGGATACAACTTGGCCGACCAGCTCG CTCAAAAACTTGGCTTCGACAAGAGCCCGCCACCGTACCTCTCCCTGCCGGACGTGACCATCATTTCACAGATGAGCAAAGGTATCAACTTCGCGTCAGGAGGATCAGGGCTGATAGATAGCACGGGTTGGAAAGTG TGCACGGAAGTGTTCAACATGAGTGCCCAGGTGCAGAGCTTCACGTCGGCCGTTCAGAAGATGGGGAACGGGACGGCCGATCTCATCTCGAGATccctcatcttcatcaacacCGGCAGCAACGACCTATTCGAGTACACCGACTTCCCGTCGAACACCACCCGCAACGACACCGAATTCTTGCAGAGCCTCGTCGCCTCCTACAAGGGCCACCTCAAG GACCTGTACGGTGCCGGGGCGAGGAAATTCAGCGTGGTGAGCCCGTCGCTGGTGGGGTGCTGCCCGTCGCAGAGGGCGGTCGCGCACGACACGAACGACCTCGACTTCCACGGCTGCTCCCGCGCGGCGAACGGCCTCTCCAGGCAGCTGTACCCGATGCTGGGCTCGATGCTGCGCGGCCTCGCTGCCGACCTGCCCGGCATGCACTACTCCCTCGGCGACTCGGTCGGCATGGCCGAGCTCGTCCTCAACGGCACGGTCCTACCTGGCGCGA ATTTTACGGTGCTGGACAGGccgtgctgcggcggcggcgttggcgggtGCAACGGGACGGCGCCGCTGTGCCTGGATCGGGGGAGTTACCTCTTCTGGGACAACTTCCACCCGACGGCCGCCGCGTCGAACGTCTTCGCGCGCGAGCTCTTCTTCGACCCCGGGGCGTTCGTCCACCCGATGAACGTGCACGAGCTGGCGGAGCTGCGGCCGTAG